In Reichenbachiella agarivorans, one genomic interval encodes:
- a CDS encoding RNA polymerase sigma factor produces the protein MTTNKHHILTDRELVALCKKGDKKGQRLLFEREARVMLTVCKRYIGDESTAEELMLIAFMKVFDKMDQFKSEGSLQGWIRRIMVTTCLEWIRKNKALYKEVDLQDVDHQIDYEAATTSLEIDDLMHMVLELPQGYRMIFNMYAIEGFSHQEIANELGISINTSKSQLSRARKLLQEKIERQENYLKLVRRDNGS, from the coding sequence ATGACTACCAACAAACATCACATACTAACTGATAGAGAGCTTGTTGCTTTGTGCAAAAAAGGTGACAAGAAGGGTCAGAGATTACTTTTTGAACGGGAGGCTCGTGTGATGTTGACGGTATGCAAGCGTTATATTGGTGATGAGAGTACGGCAGAAGAATTGATGTTGATCGCTTTTATGAAAGTCTTTGATAAAATGGATCAGTTCAAATCGGAGGGCAGTTTGCAAGGGTGGATTCGTCGAATCATGGTGACAACCTGTCTAGAATGGATTAGAAAAAACAAAGCGCTCTATAAAGAAGTGGATTTGCAAGATGTCGATCATCAGATTGATTATGAAGCCGCTACGACCAGTTTGGAGATTGATGATTTGATGCATATGGTTTTGGAATTACCACAGGGATACAGAATGATCTTCAACATGTACGCCATCGAAGGATTTTCACATCAGGAGATAGCTAATGAACTTGGTATCTCAATCAATACGTCGAAATCTCAATTGAGCAGAGCCAGAAAACTCTTGCAAGAGAAGATCGAAAGACAAGAAAATTATTTGAAACTAGTACGCAGAGACAATGGGAGCTGA